The following proteins are co-located in the Chloroflexota bacterium genome:
- a CDS encoding glycine betaine/L-proline ABC transporter ATP-binding protein has product MPTLPDWTTPLTHPAPAYEIACQDVWKVFGKNPQHLIETIDPEQSRSQILTRTGHLVAVRGVSFNVQKGETFVVMGLSGSGKSTLVRCISRLIEPTQGAIIVGGQDVVTMDARQLLELRRHKISMVFQNFGLFPHRRVIENVAYGLEVQGAGKTERLDRAAAMLKLVGLAGWERHYPKQLSGGMQQRVGLARALAVDPQILLFDEPFSALDPLIRRDMQDELLNLRSKLGKTIIFITHDFAEALRLGDHIAIMRDGQFVQVGTPEDVVAHPVNSYVSAFTKDAPRAKILTAASIMKPCLGAEDTDHPMVASTAKLAEVIPVVVATDSPVVVVDESKRIVGCIDRVSVMQALVSETKV; this is encoded by the coding sequence ATCCCCACTTTGCCCGATTGGACAACGCCTTTGACCCACCCAGCCCCCGCCTACGAAATTGCCTGTCAGGATGTTTGGAAGGTGTTCGGCAAGAATCCTCAACACCTGATCGAGACGATTGACCCGGAGCAATCCCGGAGCCAGATTCTCACCCGCACCGGACACCTGGTCGCCGTGCGCGGGGTGTCGTTCAACGTCCAAAAGGGCGAGACGTTTGTGGTGATGGGCCTGTCGGGCAGTGGCAAGTCCACGCTCGTGCGGTGCATCTCGCGTCTCATCGAGCCGACTCAGGGCGCTATCATCGTCGGCGGGCAGGACGTGGTGACGATGGACGCCCGGCAGTTGCTGGAACTGCGCCGACACAAGATCAGCATGGTGTTCCAGAACTTCGGCTTGTTTCCGCACCGCCGGGTGATCGAAAACGTGGCTTACGGCCTGGAGGTGCAGGGCGCTGGCAAGACCGAGCGGCTGGATCGCGCGGCGGCCATGCTTAAGCTGGTGGGCCTGGCCGGGTGGGAACGGCACTACCCCAAACAGTTGAGCGGCGGCATGCAGCAACGCGTGGGCCTGGCCCGGGCGCTGGCGGTTGACCCCCAGATTCTGCTTTTCGACGAGCCGTTCAGCGCCCTCGATCCTCTCATCCGCCGCGACATGCAGGATGAACTGCTGAACCTGCGAAGCAAGCTGGGCAAGACGATCATCTTCATCACTCACGACTTCGCCGAAGCCCTGCGGCTGGGCGACCATATCGCCATCATGCGCGACGGGCAGTTTGTGCAGGTGGGCACGCCTGAGGACGTGGTGGCTCACCCGGTGAACAGCTACGTCAGCGCCTTCACCAAAGACGCGCCGCGCGCCAAAATTTTGACGGCGGCCAGCATCATGAAGCCCTGCCTGGGCGCAGAGGACACTGATCATCCGATGGTGGCCTCGACGGCGAAGCTGGCTGAGGTAATCCCGGTGGTGGTCGCCACCGATTCGCCGGTGGTGGTGGTGGACGAAAGCAAGCGCATCGTCGGTTGCATTGATCGAGTGAGCGTCATGCAGGCGTTGGTTAGCGAGACGAAGGTCTGA
- a CDS encoding RNA-binding protein, with product MKLYVGNLSYETSEDDLRTLFAQAGTVNSVALIKDRDTGRSKGFAFVEMSTQAEAQKAISMFNAFRMNDRELAVNMARPREERSGGGFGNQRGGFGNRQGQGGGRPRRSGGGTKRY from the coding sequence TTGAAATTGTATGTTGGCAACTTGTCGTACGAAACCTCGGAGGACGATCTGCGAACGCTGTTCGCTCAGGCCGGGACGGTGAATTCGGTGGCCTTAATTAAAGACCGCGACACCGGCCGCTCCAAAGGATTCGCATTTGTCGAGATGAGCACCCAGGCTGAGGCCCAAAAAGCGATCAGCATGTTCAATGCCTTCCGGATGAATGACCGTGAGCTGGCAGTGAACATGGCCCGGCCACGCGAAGAACGAAGCGGCGGCGGGTTCGGCAATCAACGCGGGGGCTTTGGCAATCGCCAGGGACAGGGCGGGGGCCGCCCGCGCCGGAGTGGCGGCGGCACAAAGCGGTATTAA
- a CDS encoding tRNA-binding protein, with protein sequence MPTIVFSDFEKVEMRVGRITAVHDFPEARKPAYKLTLDFGPYGVKQSSAQVTNYNKEELLGRLIVAVTNFPPKQVGKFKSEVLVLGAINADDTVILLKPDDGAELGSPIA encoded by the coding sequence ATGCCAACAATTGTCTTTTCTGATTTTGAGAAAGTCGAAATGAGGGTGGGCCGCATCACTGCCGTCCACGATTTCCCCGAAGCCCGCAAACCCGCCTACAAGCTAACGCTGGACTTTGGGCCGTATGGCGTCAAGCAGTCGTCGGCGCAAGTGACGAATTACAACAAGGAAGAACTGTTGGGCCGCCTCATCGTCGCCGTCACCAACTTTCCGCCCAAGCAGGTTGGCAAGTTCAAGTCTGAAGTGCTGGTGCTGGGCGCGATCAACGCCGACGACACCGTCATTCTGCTCAAACCGGACGACGGGGCCGAGTTGGGTAGCCCGATTGCGTGA
- a CDS encoding dihydropteroate synthase has protein sequence METILTSPTKTIHIGPDHPFVIIGERINPTGRKKLAAEMAAGNFERVRSDAIAQVEAGAHMLDVNAGIPLADEPGILAEAIRLVQSVTDVPLCIDSSIVKALESGLAAYKGKPLLNSVTGEDERLDVVLPLVAKYKCAVIGISNDETGISEDPNARFAVAKKIVERAESFGIPREDVLIDPLAMPIGALGMAGRALFTLVRRCREELGVNTCCGASNISFGMPDRPTLNGAFLAMAITAGMCCAITNPIEPEIKKMILAADVMMGHDENCGNWISYTRQLAAAKVADSGATAAPTDSAAAERAARREQRRQARQQ, from the coding sequence ATGGAAACCATCCTCACCTCCCCAACCAAAACTATACACATCGGCCCCGATCACCCGTTCGTCATCATCGGCGAGCGCATCAACCCCACCGGGCGCAAGAAGCTGGCCGCCGAAATGGCCGCCGGAAATTTTGAGCGCGTGCGTTCGGATGCCATTGCTCAAGTAGAAGCCGGGGCGCACATGCTCGACGTGAACGCCGGCATCCCGCTGGCCGACGAGCCGGGCATTCTGGCCGAAGCCATTCGCCTCGTCCAGTCGGTGACGGATGTGCCGCTGTGCATCGACTCGTCCATCGTCAAAGCGTTGGAGTCCGGGTTGGCCGCCTACAAAGGCAAACCGCTCCTCAACTCGGTGACGGGCGAAGATGAGCGCCTGGATGTGGTTCTGCCGCTGGTGGCAAAATACAAGTGCGCCGTCATCGGCATCTCCAACGACGAGACCGGAATCTCTGAAGACCCGAACGCGCGCTTTGCGGTGGCTAAGAAGATCGTCGAACGGGCCGAGTCGTTCGGCATCCCGCGTGAGGACGTTCTTATCGATCCGCTGGCGATGCCGATAGGCGCGCTGGGCATGGCGGGCCGGGCGCTGTTCACCCTCGTCCGGCGTTGCCGTGAGGAGTTGGGCGTGAACACCTGCTGCGGCGCGTCCAACATTTCCTTCGGCATGCCCGACCGCCCGACCCTCAACGGCGCGTTTCTGGCGATGGCGATCACGGCCGGCATGTGTTGCGCGATCACCAACCCGATTGAGCCGGAGATCAAGAAAATGATTTTGGCCGCCGACGTGATGATGGGCCACGACGAAAATTGCGGCAACTGGATCAGCTACACTCGCCAACTGGCCGCGGCCAAAGTCGCCGACTCCGGGGCAACCGCCGCCCCGACCGATTCCGCCGCCGCGGAGCGGGCGGCTCGCCGCGAACAGAGACGGCAAGCCCGGCAACAATAG
- a CDS encoding methylenetetrahydrofolate reductase, translated as MDGMTQYSSGSRLERVLRSGRFAVTAELNPPDSADPQAVYDRALVLSTVCDAINATDASGANCHMSSVGICALLTRAGYEPVYQMSCRDRNRIAMQGDLLGAAAMGVKNVLCLTGDGVQAGDQPEAKPVFDLDSMTLLRTVRIMRDKGHFLSGRKLDVPPKVFVGAAENPFVPPYDFRPLRLGKKIEAGAEFIQTQYCFDVPRLREFMKVVRDKGYDKKVFILVGVGPLRSAKIAEWMRNNVPGVYIPDEIVNRLKGAQKQQLEGKKLCVEIIQQVREIAGVSGVHVMAYRQEELVAEIIEEAGLLPRRRQSESLGANVSQTTARLNH; from the coding sequence ATGGACGGAATGACTCAATATAGCTCCGGCTCTCGCCTCGAGCGCGTTCTGCGCTCAGGCCGTTTCGCCGTCACTGCCGAACTCAACCCGCCCGACAGCGCCGACCCGCAAGCCGTTTACGACCGCGCCCTGGTGCTTTCCACCGTCTGCGACGCCATCAACGCCACCGACGCTTCCGGCGCAAACTGCCACATGTCCAGCGTCGGCATCTGCGCCCTGCTCACCCGCGCCGGATACGAGCCGGTCTATCAGATGTCGTGCCGCGACCGCAACCGCATTGCCATGCAGGGCGACCTGCTCGGCGCGGCGGCGATGGGTGTAAAAAACGTGCTATGCCTGACGGGCGACGGCGTGCAGGCCGGCGACCAACCCGAAGCCAAGCCCGTTTTCGATCTCGACTCGATGACGTTGCTGCGGACAGTGCGCATCATGCGCGACAAAGGCCACTTCCTCAGCGGGCGCAAGCTCGACGTGCCACCCAAAGTTTTTGTGGGCGCGGCGGAGAATCCATTCGTGCCGCCGTATGATTTCCGGCCTTTGCGATTGGGCAAAAAGATCGAAGCCGGGGCTGAGTTCATTCAGACTCAATATTGCTTTGATGTGCCGCGCCTGCGTGAGTTTATGAAAGTAGTGCGCGACAAGGGCTACGACAAAAAGGTATTCATCCTCGTTGGCGTTGGCCCCTTGCGCTCGGCCAAGATCGCCGAGTGGATGCGGAACAACGTGCCGGGCGTCTACATCCCCGACGAAATCGTGAATCGCCTGAAGGGCGCGCAGAAACAACAGCTTGAAGGCAAGAAACTGTGCGTCGAAATTATCCAACAGGTGCGCGAAATTGCCGGCGTAAGCGGCGTGCATGTCATGGCTTACCGGCAGGAAGAACTGGTGGCCGAGATCATCGAAGAGGCCGGGTTGTTGCCCCGTCGCCGCCAAAGCGAATCGTTGGGAGCAAACGTTTCGCAAACGACCGCCCGACTTAACCACTAA
- a CDS encoding methylenetetrahydrofolate reductase C-terminal domain-containing protein: MHFLQNHPHLLEIAYDATHKLLRPFRSWLKPGGAVEKIFVQGEIVSKGVVFNCQMCGQCVLHSTGMTCPMNCPKNLRNGPCGGVRSNGHCEIKPEMPCVCVQAWERSKDMPMYGSEILHVLPPVNRRLQGTSAWINDVTGESKKVPVGWTE, encoded by the coding sequence ATGCACTTCCTGCAAAACCATCCTCACCTGCTCGAAATTGCATACGATGCCACCCACAAACTGCTTCGGCCCTTCCGAAGCTGGCTCAAGCCGGGCGGGGCGGTGGAAAAAATTTTCGTTCAAGGCGAGATCGTCAGCAAGGGCGTAGTCTTCAACTGCCAGATGTGCGGGCAGTGTGTTCTGCATAGCACCGGTATGACCTGCCCGATGAACTGCCCCAAGAATTTACGGAACGGCCCGTGCGGCGGCGTGCGCTCAAACGGCCATTGTGAGATTAAGCCGGAGATGCCGTGCGTGTGTGTGCAAGCCTGGGAGCGCTCGAAGGACATGCCGATGTATGGCTCAGAAATCCTTCACGTCCTGCCGCCGGTCAACCGCCGTTTGCAGGGCACCTCGGCGTGGATCAATGACGTGACAGGCGAGTCGAAGAAGGTTCCGGTGGGATGGACGGAATGA
- a CDS encoding virulence factor: MATYQIVYWRDIPAQVKVKAGRERAARQLSERFQVFIDRAAMRSGLFNTDDYLNEWRTSEGAEREGTPDAVAEAVAAELEAAYSDERLEALTVNGGRE, encoded by the coding sequence ATGGCAACGTATCAGATCGTGTACTGGCGTGACATTCCGGCGCAGGTGAAGGTCAAGGCTGGCCGCGAGCGGGCTGCCCGCCAGCTTTCTGAGCGTTTTCAGGTTTTCATTGATCGGGCCGCCATGCGGTCCGGCCTGTTCAACACCGACGATTACCTGAACGAATGGCGCACTTCCGAAGGGGCGGAACGGGAAGGAACGCCGGATGCCGTAGCCGAAGCGGTGGCGGCAGAACTGGAGGCCGCCTACTCCGACGAGCGGCTGGAAGCGTTGACGGTGAACGGGGGAAGAGAGTGA
- a CDS encoding DUF1638 domain-containing protein — protein sequence MKTVLIVCGALAREVLAIKEKHGWDADVWGVPALLHNRPDQIPPAVRLRIREARVMYDRVVVVYGDCGTGGMLDRLLAEEGVERLAGPHCYEMYANGKAGVFEQMMDDQLGTFFLTDYLAGSFDHLVIEELGLDRHPQLRDDYFAHYTRVIYLVQQDDSELRAKAQWAADYLQLPLEIHRTGYGALETRLVEKMAWENTNGNVSDRVLA from the coding sequence ATGAAGACAGTTCTGATTGTCTGCGGGGCGCTGGCGCGAGAGGTGCTGGCGATCAAAGAAAAACACGGGTGGGACGCCGACGTGTGGGGCGTGCCTGCCCTTTTGCACAACCGCCCCGACCAAATCCCGCCTGCCGTCAGACTCCGTATTCGTGAGGCGCGGGTGATGTACGACCGCGTGGTTGTGGTTTATGGCGATTGTGGCACGGGCGGCATGCTCGACCGCCTGCTGGCCGAGGAAGGCGTGGAGCGCCTGGCCGGGCCGCACTGTTACGAAATGTATGCCAACGGCAAAGCCGGCGTTTTTGAACAGATGATGGACGATCAACTCGGCACGTTCTTTCTCACCGATTATCTAGCCGGGTCCTTCGACCACCTGGTTATCGAAGAGCTGGGCCTGGATCGTCATCCGCAATTGCGCGATGACTATTTTGCCCACTACACTCGTGTGATCTATCTCGTTCAACAGGACGACTCCGAACTGCGAGCCAAAGCTCAATGGGCGGCAGACTACCTTCAACTGCCGCTTGAAATCCACCGCACCGGTTACGGCGCGCTGGAGACTCGACTCGTGGAGAAAATGGCTTGGGAGAACACCAATGGCAACGTATCAGATCGTGTACTGGCGTGA
- the bmt gene encoding betaine--homocysteine S-methyltransferase yields MNKFQALLNGSNIVMADGAMGTMLFEAGLQFGDPPEVWNVAHPDQVRAIQRAYLESGAQILLTNTFGGNRFRLGMHNLQTRVPELNRTAAVILRAEVEAAGGAALVAGDIGPSGEILAPLGTLEYADAVVGFAEQAAALVAGGVDLIWIETMSALEEMQAAIEGVRKVAPDIPLITTMTFDTHGRTMMGVKPEDAAKTLLGWGAAAVGGNCGNGPDELLAVVKKMKAVAPDAVLVSKSNAGMPELVNGKAAYRATPEALAQYSLQVREAGARIIGACCGSTPTHLKAMKESLNNQ; encoded by the coding sequence ATGAATAAATTCCAGGCATTGCTCAACGGCTCAAACATCGTCATGGCCGACGGCGCGATGGGGACGATGCTCTTCGAAGCCGGCCTGCAATTCGGTGACCCGCCCGAAGTGTGGAACGTCGCCCACCCGGATCAGGTGCGGGCCATTCAGCGCGCCTATCTTGAGTCGGGCGCGCAAATTTTGCTCACCAACACCTTCGGCGGCAACCGCTTCCGGCTCGGCATGCACAATCTGCAAACCCGCGTGCCGGAACTCAACCGCACGGCGGCAGTCATCCTGCGCGCCGAAGTCGAAGCGGCAGGCGGCGCGGCGCTGGTGGCCGGTGACATCGGGCCGAGCGGAGAAATTCTTGCGCCCCTCGGCACGCTCGAATACGCCGATGCCGTCGTGGGCTTCGCCGAACAAGCCGCCGCGCTCGTGGCCGGCGGCGTGGACCTGATCTGGATCGAAACCATGTCGGCGCTCGAAGAGATGCAGGCGGCCATTGAAGGCGTGCGTAAGGTCGCGCCCGACATTCCGTTGATCACCACGATGACGTTCGATACGCACGGGCGGACGATGATGGGCGTGAAGCCGGAAGACGCGGCCAAAACATTGCTGGGGTGGGGGGCCGCCGCCGTCGGCGGCAACTGCGGCAACGGCCCGGACGAGTTGCTGGCCGTCGTCAAAAAGATGAAGGCCGTCGCGCCTGATGCTGTTCTCGTCTCCAAGTCGAACGCCGGAATGCCTGAACTCGTCAACGGCAAGGCCGCCTATCGCGCCACGCCGGAAGCCCTGGCCCAATACTCATTGCAAGTGCGCGAAGCCGGCGCGCGCATCATTGGCGCCTGTTGCGGAAGCACGCCGACACATTTGAAGGCGATGAAAGAATCGTTGAATAACCAATAA
- a CDS encoding corrinoid protein, whose product MSDELDITKLETSELLQQMGEDLYDGLADEVVAEVNECLRRGMTPYEVLTTGLVAGMDIVGVDFRDGILFVPEVLMAAKAMKGGMAILRPLLAETGAPQVGTMIIGTVKGDIHDIGKNLVAMMMEGAGFKVVNLGINNDAEKFLNAIKEHDPDIVGMSALLTTTMPYMEVVIKALKEAGLRDKVIVLVGGAPLNEAFAEEIEADAYCRDAAIAVETAKKLISIKRSKAAAN is encoded by the coding sequence ATGAGCGACGAACTTGACATCACCAAACTTGAAACCTCGGAACTTCTGCAACAGATGGGCGAGGATTTGTACGACGGTCTGGCCGACGAGGTCGTGGCTGAGGTGAACGAATGCCTGAGGCGCGGCATGACGCCTTACGAGGTGTTGACCACCGGCCTGGTGGCCGGGATGGACATCGTCGGCGTTGACTTTCGCGACGGCATTCTGTTTGTGCCGGAAGTGCTGATGGCGGCCAAGGCGATGAAGGGCGGGATGGCGATCCTGCGGCCCCTGCTGGCCGAGACCGGCGCCCCGCAGGTCGGGACGATGATCATCGGCACGGTGAAGGGCGACATCCACGACATCGGCAAGAATCTGGTGGCGATGATGATGGAAGGCGCGGGATTCAAAGTCGTCAATCTGGGCATCAACAACGACGCCGAGAAATTCCTCAATGCCATCAAAGAACACGACCCTGATATTGTGGGCATGAGCGCCCTGTTGACGACGACGATGCCGTACATGGAAGTGGTGATCAAGGCGCTCAAAGAAGCAGGCTTGCGCGACAAAGTGATCGTGCTGGTGGGCGGCGCGCCGCTCAACGAAGCCTTCGCCGAAGAGATCGAAGCCGACGCCTATTGCCGCGACGCGGCCATTGCTGTCGAGACGGCGAAGAAGTTGATCTCGATCAAACGCAGTAAAGCGGCGGCCAATTGA
- a CDS encoding DUF4445 domain-containing protein codes for MPSGRKGQVPYGMNLLDAARLLGVELESICGGRQTCGKCQIAVEEGHFPKHAITSSAAHLSPMSGGEASYREKHPMLDGRRLACACEVNGDLLIIVPEESQARKQIIAKAATDRVIEIQPAVRQIYVESAEATLDDHQGDWERLQAAVADQWKLTGLTIDSQVLPTLQPALRSGKFAVTLTLWHDREVLRVQPGYAEGAYGLAVDVGSTTVVAHLCDLRTGAVLSTQATMNPQVKYGEDLMSRVSYAMMDKQGVARLHRVIIAALNDLAKRAADSAGIAVEDILDVVLAGNTVMHHILLGLDPVELGGAPFALAIDSPLDLKARDLGLKLGGGAQVHVLPCIAGHVGADNVAVQLAEGPHRQDEMLLIVDVGTNAEIVLGNREKVTCCSSPTGPAFEGAQITHGQRAAPGAIERVRVDPVTLEPRFKVIGCEEWIEPGAELPEGIRATGICGSGIIEAIVELYLAGIIDNDGRFNENAPERSPRVRFNGRVGEYVLADAIHSATGNPIVVTQSDVRAIQLGKAALYAGVKLLMAERGVTQVDRIVLAGAFGSYIDPRQAMILGMIPDCELTKVTAVGNAAGDGARIALLNRAARTEAAKLARDVVHVQTAVAAEFQNEFVGAIAIPHATDPFPHLDGQLPAKNSGGATVRRSQRRGKKQTSEVTETSEV; via the coding sequence ATGCCGTCCGGGCGCAAAGGGCAGGTTCCTTATGGGATGAACCTGCTCGACGCCGCCCGCCTGCTGGGCGTCGAACTAGAATCCATTTGCGGTGGCCGCCAAACTTGTGGCAAGTGTCAGATCGCCGTCGAAGAAGGCCATTTCCCGAAACACGCCATTACCTCCTCTGCCGCCCACCTCTCGCCGATGAGTGGTGGTGAAGCCTCGTACCGCGAGAAGCACCCCATGCTCGATGGCCGCCGCCTGGCTTGCGCCTGCGAAGTCAACGGCGACCTGCTCATCATCGTCCCTGAAGAGAGTCAGGCCCGTAAGCAGATCATCGCCAAAGCCGCCACCGACCGTGTCATCGAGATTCAACCCGCCGTTCGCCAAATCTATGTTGAAAGCGCTGAAGCGACTCTAGATGATCATCAAGGCGATTGGGAACGACTACAGGCCGCCGTTGCCGACCAATGGAAACTGACCGGCCTCACTATCGATTCTCAGGTGTTGCCGACTCTGCAACCCGCCCTTCGATCTGGAAAATTCGCTGTCACCCTCACCCTGTGGCACGACCGCGAAGTTTTGCGCGTCCAGCCCGGCTACGCCGAAGGCGCATACGGGCTGGCCGTTGACGTCGGCTCGACCACCGTCGTCGCTCACCTTTGCGACTTGCGAACCGGCGCAGTGCTGTCAACGCAGGCTACGATGAACCCGCAAGTGAAGTACGGCGAAGATTTAATGAGCCGGGTGAGCTACGCCATGATGGACAAGCAGGGCGTTGCCCGACTCCATCGTGTCATCATCGCCGCCCTCAATGATCTCGCCAAACGCGCCGCCGACTCGGCCGGGATAGCCGTCGAGGACATCCTCGACGTGGTTCTGGCCGGGAACACGGTGATGCACCACATCCTCCTCGGCCTTGACCCGGTGGAATTGGGGGGAGCGCCGTTCGCGCTGGCAATTGATTCTCCGCTCGACCTCAAGGCCCGCGACCTGGGCCTCAAACTCGGCGGGGGCGCGCAAGTTCACGTTCTGCCCTGCATCGCCGGCCACGTCGGCGCAGATAACGTGGCCGTGCAATTGGCCGAAGGCCCGCACCGCCAGGACGAAATGTTGCTCATCGTTGACGTTGGGACAAACGCCGAAATTGTGTTGGGCAACCGCGAGAAGGTCACTTGCTGTTCGTCGCCCACCGGCCCCGCTTTCGAGGGCGCGCAGATCACCCACGGCCAGCGCGCCGCGCCTGGCGCGATTGAGCGGGTGCGAGTCGATCCCGTCACGCTCGAACCGCGCTTCAAAGTGATCGGTTGCGAAGAATGGATCGAGCCTGGCGCAGAATTGCCGGAAGGAATTCGAGCCACCGGCATTTGCGGTAGCGGCATTATCGAAGCCATCGTCGAATTGTATCTGGCCGGGATCATTGACAACGATGGCCGCTTCAACGAAAATGCGCCGGAGCGTTCGCCCCGCGTTCGCTTCAACGGGCGCGTTGGTGAGTACGTTTTGGCGGACGCGATTCATTCAGCCACCGGCAACCCCATTGTCGTGACCCAAAGCGACGTGCGCGCTATTCAACTGGGCAAGGCGGCGCTGTACGCGGGAGTCAAATTGCTCATGGCCGAGCGCGGCGTGACGCAAGTGGATCGCATCGTGTTGGCCGGCGCGTTCGGCAGTTATATTGATCCGCGCCAGGCGATGATCTTGGGAATGATCCCCGATTGCGAGTTGACGAAAGTAACCGCAGTGGGCAACGCCGCCGGCGACGGAGCGCGGATTGCCCTGTTGAACCGGGCCGCCCGAACCGAGGCGGCCAAACTGGCGCGGGACGTGGTGCACGTTCAAACCGCAGTGGCGGCTGAATTTCAAAATGAATTTGTCGGCGCGATTGCCATCCCGCACGCGACTGATCCGTTCCCGCATCTCGACGGGCAACTTCCGGCGAAGAACAGTGGCGGGGCAACCGTCCGCCGCAGTCAGCGCCGAGGCAAAAAACAGACTTCCGAAGTCACTGAGACTTCGGAAGTCTGA
- a CDS encoding hydantoinase/carbamoylase family amidase — protein MTNTLQPQRTIAELKELRALTGNADGAQRVAWTDTWAKARAWMGDKLKELPVEVITDEAGNRWATLRGASEKEMIIGGHIDSVPNGGWLDGCLNVVAGLEVLRRLASEAAPPVTVRLVDWADEEGARFGRSLFGSSSVSGYMNPDELRELKDRDGIPLPDALAAHGVNLDRAKEAGKQLKNAKAYLELHIEQGPVLESMDLPLGVVLGTYGVERHAIKFTGQSAHAGSTPMDKRRDAFGAAAKLGLEIREIGKRNGGVCTVGSVVTKPGIVTAVVGQCDITLDQRHLNADSLAKMLAEAKEASERFAKEEKVDVEWKRIWQIEPILFHPDLIEMCDAAIHETCGTAHRLPSGPLHDAAEVARAGVPTIMLFVQSLRGLSHTKEEDTKEEHLALAVQALDRLASKTMQWLTR, from the coding sequence ATGACTAACACCCTCCAACCCCAACGCACCATCGCCGAACTCAAAGAACTGCGCGCTCTCACCGGGAACGCCGACGGCGCGCAACGCGTGGCCTGGACAGATACCTGGGCCAAAGCCAGAGCCTGGATGGGCGACAAGCTGAAAGAGTTGCCGGTTGAAGTGATAACCGATGAAGCCGGAAACCGTTGGGCGACTCTGCGTGGCGCATCTGAAAAAGAGATGATAATCGGCGGCCACATTGATTCAGTGCCAAACGGCGGCTGGCTCGATGGCTGTCTCAACGTGGTCGCCGGACTCGAAGTCCTGCGCCGCCTTGCCAGCGAAGCCGCCCCGCCCGTCACCGTGCGGCTGGTGGACTGGGCCGACGAGGAGGGCGCGCGCTTCGGGCGCAGCCTGTTCGGGTCAAGCTCTGTTTCAGGCTACATGAACCCGGATGAGTTGCGGGAGTTGAAAGACAGAGACGGCATCCCCCTGCCCGACGCGCTGGCCGCGCATGGCGTTAACCTGGACCGGGCGAAAGAGGCAGGCAAGCAATTGAAGAATGCAAAAGCCTATCTCGAACTGCACATTGAGCAGGGGCCGGTGTTGGAGAGCATGGACTTGCCGCTCGGCGTAGTATTGGGAACCTACGGCGTTGAACGGCACGCGATCAAATTCACCGGCCAGTCGGCCCACGCCGGGTCAACGCCGATGGACAAGCGGCGGGATGCCTTTGGCGCGGCGGCTAAATTGGGTCTGGAGATTCGGGAGATCGGCAAACGTAATGGCGGCGTTTGCACTGTCGGCAGCGTGGTCACCAAACCCGGCATTGTCACCGCCGTCGTCGGCCAGTGCGATATTACCCTCGATCAGCGTCACCTCAACGCCGACTCGCTGGCGAAGATGCTGGCTGAAGCGAAAGAGGCAAGCGAGCGATTTGCGAAAGAGGAAAAAGTTGATGTGGAGTGGAAACGAATCTGGCAGATCGAGCCGATCCTGTTCCACCCTGACCTGATCGAGATGTGTGACGCCGCCATCCACGAGACGTGCGGCACAGCGCATCGCCTGCCCAGCGGCCCCCTGCACGACGCCGCCGAAGTTGCTCGCGCCGGCGTGCCGACGATCATGCTCTTCGTGCAAAGCCTGCGCGGCCTCTCGCACACTAAGGAAGAGGACACAAAAGAGGAACATCTGGCGCTGGCGGTGCAGGCGCTGGATCGGTTGGCGAGCAAAACGATGCAGTGGTTGACCAGATAA